In Halapricum desulfuricans, a single window of DNA contains:
- a CDS encoding DUF2080 family transposase-associated protein has product MAEFTFQGEEAITKDVTKTGTGAHVFVPKEWLGEEVAVIRLSQDD; this is encoded by the coding sequence ATGGCCGAGTTCACATTCCAAGGCGAGGAAGCAATCACGAAGGATGTAACCAAAACAGGAACGGGCGCACACGTCTTTGTTCCGAAAGAATGGCTTGGTGAAGAAGTCGCCGTCATCCGACTATCCCAAGACGACTGA
- a CDS encoding transposase, with the protein MSSTHLSLPVRLPDEERERYNRLATLTTQTANTLIEQYWTPDHLTEITESSYQAWKYFDEQEAFAAFDIYLPSRYKRCLLQKVGETLRSHADKREAFQTVKPLLPDHKIRRIHTRRIKERLWESDEYLSSGYVDALINQLNAYYDVHGEYPDTYFAFQDCPEYSSGVLPYSADDGPTSGQAVKYQYDESTQQLTVELKTPDTLEADTWGDWTWTEYTLDGYDAFHELVDNGSLSAPSFQPNTSKRGDDYYELSFPVEVEHRDTPDDVETVLAIDGGLRKDATAVVVDNEGEQLSTPYFIQNTERERMRNLNRERNQLNSKLAHLRRQGRDHTDTFKHVQSEYERVNNKLRHKREQLVHDVSNQILALAVVYDVDAIVHEDLRSLSPPRGEGQLSWELSSWARREIIESIKYRADIAGIHVERVSAGNTSRSCPRCGSTGHTTKSPDHDYEVWHGGHFRCDNSRCGFQADRDYVGAVNVARVFYAESDSLDSNFTSSYTGDSEIELAGRSAGSRPAFGNAPVAYTGQSRVTAGGGSAFIAPAVTPIGTKNNGSKSSVSSPATHSYSRFVRDTAVCC; encoded by the coding sequence ATGTCCTCTACACACCTCTCCCTCCCAGTCCGCCTGCCAGACGAGGAGCGAGAGCGATACAACCGACTCGCCACGCTCACCACGCAAACAGCAAACACGCTGATCGAGCAGTACTGGACGCCAGACCATCTCACCGAGATTACTGAATCCTCGTATCAAGCGTGGAAATACTTTGACGAGCAAGAAGCGTTCGCAGCGTTTGACATCTATCTCCCCAGTCGATACAAACGCTGTCTGTTACAGAAAGTCGGAGAAACACTCCGCAGTCACGCTGACAAACGAGAAGCCTTTCAAACAGTCAAACCGCTGCTTCCCGACCACAAGATTCGACGCATCCACACGCGACGAATCAAAGAGCGGCTCTGGGAGTCGGACGAATACCTGTCTTCGGGCTACGTGGATGCACTAATCAACCAGTTGAACGCTTACTACGACGTTCATGGCGAATATCCAGACACGTACTTTGCCTTCCAAGACTGCCCAGAATACTCCTCTGGCGTGTTACCGTATTCAGCAGATGACGGCCCGACCAGCGGACAAGCAGTCAAATACCAGTACGACGAATCCACGCAACAACTCACTGTCGAACTCAAAACCCCTGATACACTTGAAGCCGACACATGGGGCGACTGGACATGGACAGAATACACCTTAGATGGCTACGACGCCTTTCACGAACTCGTCGACAACGGCAGTCTCTCCGCTCCATCATTCCAACCTAACACGTCGAAGAGAGGAGATGACTACTACGAGTTATCCTTTCCTGTCGAAGTCGAACATAGAGACACTCCTGACGATGTTGAAACCGTATTGGCGATTGATGGCGGTCTTCGGAAAGATGCAACCGCTGTCGTCGTAGACAACGAAGGAGAACAACTCTCCACCCCGTATTTCATCCAGAATACGGAACGAGAGAGGATGCGGAATCTGAATCGGGAGCGCAATCAACTCAACTCGAAACTCGCTCATCTACGCCGACAGGGACGCGACCATACAGACACGTTCAAACACGTGCAATCGGAGTACGAGCGAGTGAACAACAAGCTTCGGCACAAGCGCGAGCAACTTGTCCACGACGTATCCAACCAAATTCTCGCACTCGCCGTAGTGTACGACGTGGACGCTATCGTCCACGAAGACCTGCGTTCACTCTCACCACCACGGGGTGAAGGACAGCTCTCATGGGAACTGTCATCATGGGCACGTCGAGAGATTATCGAGAGCATCAAATACCGCGCCGATATTGCGGGTATTCACGTTGAGAGAGTGTCTGCAGGAAACACGAGTCGGTCGTGTCCTCGCTGTGGCTCGACAGGACATACAACGAAATCGCCTGACCACGACTACGAGGTCTGGCACGGCGGTCACTTCCGTTGCGACAACTCGCGGTGTGGCTTTCAGGCTGACCGTGACTACGTTGGCGCTGTCAACGTGGCCCGCGTGTTTTACGCGGAGTCGGACTCGCTAGACTCGAATTTCACGTCTTCCTATACGGGAGATTCTGAAATCGAGCTAGCTGGCCGTTCCGCTGGCTCGCGTCCCGCGTTCGGCAACGCCCCCGTAGCGTATACTGGACAGTCGAGAGTGACTGCTGGTGGCGGGTCGGCGTTTATCGCGCCCGCTGTCACTCCGATAGGGACGAAAAACAATGGCAGCAAAAGTTCTGTGTCAAGCCCAGCGACACACAGTTACTCTCGCTTCGTGCGAGATACTGCTGTTTGCTGCTGA